The following proteins are encoded in a genomic region of Arthrobacter jiangjiafuii:
- the gcvH gene encoding glycine cleavage system protein GcvH codes for MSKVDAGLRYSAEHEWVDGSSPVKVGISAVAADALGDVVYVDLPEVGSVITAGETCGEVESTKSVSDLYAPVSGEIVEINQEAIDNPALLNEDPYGAGWLFTVNTTSEGALLSAEEYAEKNGGEL; via the coding sequence ATGAGCAAAGTTGATGCAGGACTCCGCTATTCGGCCGAACACGAGTGGGTGGACGGTTCCAGCCCCGTAAAGGTCGGCATTTCCGCCGTCGCCGCCGACGCCCTGGGCGACGTGGTGTACGTTGACCTGCCCGAGGTCGGTTCCGTCATCACCGCGGGCGAGACCTGCGGCGAAGTGGAGTCCACCAAGTCCGTCTCGGACCTGTACGCACCGGTCTCCGGCGAAATCGTGGAGATCAACCAGGAGGCCATCGACAACCCGGCCCTGCTGAACGAGGACCCGTACGGTGCCGGCTGGCTCTTCACCGTCAACACCACCTCCGAGGGTGCGCTGCTCAGCGCCGAGGAGTACGCAGAGAAGAACGGCGGCGAGCTGTGA